A stretch of the Pirellulales bacterium genome encodes the following:
- the rlmN gene encoding 23S rRNA (adenine(2503)-C(2))-methyltransferase RlmN, whose amino-acid sequence MLHLPQLTEKELIDWLRGQGQPAFRAGQIRKWLFASRCRSFEEMTDLPRALRDSLAAEFELWTLRPLHAHQAADGTEKLVLQTHDRERIECVLLRDGTRRTICISSQVGCAMGCVFCASGLDGVIRNLTTGEIVEQMLHLQRLLPPEERLSHIVVMGMGEPLANLANLLPALDVAASPAGLGISHRRITISTVGLPPALRKLAATEPRYQLAVSLHAPNDTLRDQLVPVNKNIGLAEILSAADEYFEASGRRLTFEYVLLGGLNDQPEHARELAELLSGRLALLNVIPYNRVAGLPYLEPTARAKRDFMDILTSAGINVQIRERKGDEINAACGQLRRVVPSSAEVPGSPMLPILADR is encoded by the coding sequence ATGCTCCATTTGCCGCAACTAACCGAGAAAGAACTCATAGACTGGTTGCGCGGTCAGGGGCAACCGGCGTTTCGCGCTGGCCAGATACGGAAGTGGCTGTTTGCCAGCCGTTGCCGTTCTTTTGAGGAAATGACCGACCTGCCCCGCGCGCTGCGCGACAGCTTGGCCGCGGAATTTGAACTGTGGACACTACGCCCCCTGCACGCGCACCAGGCAGCGGACGGAACCGAAAAACTCGTCCTGCAGACCCATGACCGCGAACGCATCGAATGCGTTTTATTGCGCGACGGGACGCGCCGCACCATCTGCATTAGCAGCCAGGTAGGCTGCGCCATGGGATGTGTGTTTTGCGCCAGTGGTCTGGATGGCGTCATTCGCAACCTGACCACCGGCGAAATTGTCGAACAAATGCTGCATCTGCAGCGCCTTTTGCCTCCGGAAGAACGGCTGAGCCACATTGTGGTCATGGGCATGGGGGAACCGTTGGCAAATCTGGCCAATTTACTCCCCGCGCTGGATGTGGCGGCTAGCCCCGCAGGTCTGGGAATTAGCCATCGGCGGATCACCATTAGCACGGTCGGCCTCCCCCCGGCGCTGCGTAAGTTGGCCGCGACCGAGCCGCGCTACCAATTGGCCGTGTCGTTGCACGCCCCCAATGACACCTTGCGCGATCAATTAGTGCCAGTGAATAAGAATATCGGGCTGGCCGAGATTTTATCCGCGGCGGATGAATACTTTGAAGCATCCGGTCGCCGGCTGACCTTTGAATATGTGCTGCTGGGGGGACTTAACGACCAGCCCGAACATGCGCGCGAACTGGCGGAACTGTTGTCGGGGCGGCTGGCGCTGTTAAATGTTATCCCTTATAACCGCGTCGCGGGATTGCCCTACTTGGAACCAACCGCGCGGGCCAAGCGGGACTTTATGGATATCCTGACCTCCGCCGGGATCAATGTGCAAATCCGCGAACGCAAAGGGGACGAAATCAACGCCGCCTGCGGGCAGTTGCGGCGCGTCGTGCCTTCTTCGGCGGAAGTACCGGGCTCACCCATGTTGCCGATTTTGGCGGATCGCTAG
- a CDS encoding (2Fe-2S)-binding protein: MRLDDELCLCFHVTKRKVLHYLRVERPRVPSQLSECHGAGTGCGWCRTMLQKMWEDFQVNPPPLNLDEWEAATHQITAAAGEASSTLFAEPDAATHALLRAQYIQDGKGKPPG, encoded by the coding sequence ATGCGGCTGGATGACGAACTCTGTTTGTGCTTTCATGTGACCAAGCGTAAAGTGCTGCATTATCTGCGGGTCGAGCGCCCCCGCGTCCCCAGCCAACTCAGCGAATGCCATGGCGCGGGGACCGGCTGCGGTTGGTGCCGGACCATGCTGCAAAAGATGTGGGAAGACTTTCAGGTCAATCCACCCCCCCTGAATCTGGACGAGTGGGAAGCCGCCACCCATCAAATCACCGCCGCCGCGGGGGAAGCAAGTTCAACCCTATTCGCTGAACCCGATGCCGCCACTCACGCGCTCCTGCGGGCACAATACATCCAAGACGGGAAAGGAAAACCGCCCGGGTAA
- a CDS encoding RsmE family RNA methyltransferase, translated as MPERFYSAVSLATNHGEVELPAEEAHHLGQVLRGGVGDEVVVFDGQGHDWQARVIHCHKQRATVELLRPLPPLPEPRVPLTIAVALPKGDRQKWLIEKLVELGVREFVPLITERGVAQPVDSAVERLRRQVLEATKQCGRSWLMQIAPPQTVSEFLAVKEQSVDSRALFCMAQPQSAPESEELAAWAATPTGQTLPPLEQIWLPAAVFQVAEAWSRRTVLVGPEGGFTLAEVRPAALSGWRLMDLCPQMLRVETAAIVLASWALGGNC; from the coding sequence ATGCCCGAGCGTTTTTATTCCGCCGTGTCACTTGCCACGAACCACGGCGAAGTTGAATTGCCCGCGGAAGAAGCGCACCACCTGGGGCAGGTACTGCGCGGAGGGGTGGGGGATGAAGTCGTGGTTTTTGACGGCCAGGGGCATGACTGGCAGGCCCGTGTGATCCACTGTCATAAACAGCGGGCCACGGTCGAATTATTGCGGCCGCTCCCACCCTTGCCCGAGCCGCGCGTCCCCCTGACTATCGCCGTCGCCCTGCCCAAGGGGGACCGCCAAAAATGGCTCATCGAAAAGCTAGTCGAATTGGGCGTGCGGGAGTTCGTTCCCCTGATCACCGAACGGGGAGTCGCCCAGCCGGTCGATTCCGCGGTGGAACGGCTTCGCCGCCAAGTGCTAGAGGCGACCAAACAATGCGGGCGATCATGGCTGATGCAAATCGCTCCTCCCCAAACCGTCAGCGAATTTTTAGCGGTAAAAGAGCAATCCGTGGATAGCCGGGCCTTGTTTTGTATGGCCCAACCACAAAGCGCGCCCGAGTCAGAGGAACTGGCGGCCTGGGCCGCTACACCCACGGGCCAGACGCTGCCGCCGCTAGAGCAAATCTGGTTGCCAGCGGCAGTTTTTCAAGTCGCGGAAGCTTGGTCGCGGCGAACCGTCCTGGTCGGACCAGAAGGGGGCTTCACGTTGGCGGAAGTCCGCCCAGCCGCGCTTTCCGGCTGGCGGCTGATGGACCTCTGTCCCCAGATGTTGCGGGTGGAAACCGCGGCGATCGTCCTGGCCAGTTGGGCGTTAGGGGGAAATTGCTAA
- a CDS encoding M20/M25/M40 family metallo-hydrolase: MEWQSRAGARLRDDPYFTHICSMHVSARKTKSAARRAATTANTTKAARPSRAARATSVPPASAARSPLAPGLVPMPGNFPVEQGGYEPDLVAAVSRVLGLLAIPGKSGEESAIAAAVKQELLAAGADPAAIHFDKTDQHSPHGGACGNLIFKLAGTHKSPRRMLVAHLDTVPICVGTRPAREGHIIRSANPATGLGADNRAGVAVLLTAAVEILTRRLPHPPLTFLWTVQEEVGLYGARFADLKLLSQPKLAFNWDGGPPARLTIGATGAYRLEITVTGLASHAGVAPEAGVSAIAIASLAIADLTRNGWHGLVVKGRKRGTTNVGVIHGGEATNVVCDCVRIRAEARSHDPVFRERLVREITRAFNNAARELTSATGQRGRVAVESRLDYESFLLVEESPPVQAAAYAIAGLGLTPVGHVGNGGLDANWLSARGIPTVTLGCGQRQIHTTGETLDLEDFETACRLALRLATVSEE; encoded by the coding sequence ATGGAATGGCAGAGTCGCGCGGGTGCGCGGCTCCGTGATGATCCTTATTTTACCCATATCTGTAGTATGCACGTCTCGGCCCGGAAAACCAAGAGCGCGGCACGCCGCGCCGCCACCACGGCTAACACGACCAAGGCCGCGCGCCCTTCCCGCGCCGCTAGGGCAACCTCTGTGCCGCCAGCCTCGGCCGCGCGGTCCCCCCTGGCTCCGGGACTCGTGCCGATGCCGGGGAACTTTCCCGTGGAACAAGGGGGGTATGAACCCGACTTGGTCGCGGCGGTCTCCCGCGTGTTGGGCCTGCTGGCGATTCCCGGCAAAAGCGGTGAAGAGTCCGCCATCGCCGCAGCGGTCAAGCAGGAACTGCTCGCGGCGGGAGCCGATCCAGCCGCGATCCACTTTGATAAAACAGACCAACATAGCCCGCACGGGGGTGCCTGCGGCAACCTCATTTTTAAGCTGGCGGGCACGCATAAAAGCCCCCGCCGGATGCTGGTCGCCCATTTAGACACGGTTCCTATTTGTGTCGGGACGCGCCCCGCGCGCGAGGGACACATCATCCGCTCCGCCAATCCCGCCACCGGCCTGGGGGCCGACAACCGCGCGGGCGTGGCGGTCTTGCTGACCGCCGCGGTGGAAATCCTGACCCGCCGCCTCCCCCATCCGCCGTTGACATTTCTGTGGACGGTCCAAGAAGAGGTGGGCCTGTACGGGGCCCGTTTTGCCGATCTCAAATTACTGTCCCAGCCCAAGCTGGCGTTCAACTGGGATGGCGGCCCGCCAGCGCGGCTGACCATTGGGGCGACGGGCGCGTATCGGTTGGAAATTACCGTGACTGGACTGGCCAGCCACGCCGGCGTCGCCCCCGAAGCGGGCGTGAGCGCTATTGCCATTGCCTCTCTGGCGATCGCCGACTTGACACGCAACGGCTGGCACGGACTGGTGGTCAAGGGCCGCAAACGCGGCACCACCAATGTGGGTGTGATCCACGGAGGGGAAGCAACGAATGTCGTCTGCGACTGTGTGCGGATTCGGGCCGAGGCCCGCAGTCATGACCCGGTTTTTCGCGAAAGGCTGGTCCGGGAAATTACCCGCGCGTTTAATAATGCGGCCCGCGAACTAACCTCCGCCACTGGCCAGCGCGGCCGAGTGGCGGTGGAGTCGCGGTTGGATTATGAATCATTTTTACTGGTCGAAGAGTCCCCCCCGGTCCAGGCCGCGGCGTACGCGATCGCGGGATTGGGCCTGACTCCCGTCGGGCATGTGGGTAACGGGGGGTTGGACGCCAACTGGCTTTCAGCGCGGGGAATTCCCACCGTCACCCTAGGTTGTGGCCAGCGGCAGATTCACACCACGGGCGAAACTCTGGACCTGGAGGATTTTGAAACCGCCTGCCGCCTGGCATTGCGGCTGGCCACCGTCAGCGAGGAATAA
- a CDS encoding PSD1 and planctomycete cytochrome C domain-containing protein: MKSLLPPNSRWAAGFFQHCRLERGTCLIWMFILATVIRAAEPGMTSPSPASPAPQPEAPRFTEAQLEFFETSVRPLLIKHCGECHSHKLAEPEAGLVVDSRAGLLKGGDTGPAIVPGDPAKSLLIDVINYGEIYQMPPKNKLPAEEIAILTKWIADGAAWPEESAPTVPNAPVFDLQARKEAHWCWQPLSTPPPPTIPGASEETDPIDLWIMAKLQERGLAPAALADRRTLIRRAYYDLHGLLPPPERVEAFVADTDPAAWPKLLDELLDSPRFGERWARHWQDLVRYAETYGHEFDFDIHQPWRYRDYLIRAINADVPYDQFAREHIAGDLLEQPRLHPTEGTNESILATAFWFLHEQTHAPVDVRQHEADRIDNMLDVYSKTFLGLTVACARCHDHKFDAISARDYTALTGIMRSTQEGLAIQDPHNANTRAAAMIEQHQQLARKTSLQHWTRLEENHAAKLADALGVAWTLAPDATTEAIDQAALAAKVEPSLVAAWVGAFKSPLTEDPEHPLWFARQIYLHKQAPPPPELPPAETPLQPWEDFSHADFGQWRVLGQAFGQGPTNLGEHWLTQPIPTEKISPPSATEGSLLLAFLPGVADSRRLHPRFQGILRSASFPITGSQIFVRAAGKNAQIRLVVQNYRMDAHQSLLFRGLIQNINNENWHTVTIAGDLNKYVGMTGYLELVDPGDGWLAVDEIRVTPENWAKRAELRSLFSANVEPAELKTIAGWQTRYQRVLRSLVAAARENRLSGQAALAELFITLQSARLLPGELLTDKDLLEQFQRQRLRVEEVLRDVPPTYTVHAAIDAPGRADRILLRGNPKTTGETVPRRFLAALAGEADPHWSPAHCGRLELAQATIDPANPLFSRTAVNRIWQQLFVIGIFPTVDNAGVLGQPPTHPELLDVLARDFAQDGYSRKRLIRRIMLTQAYQRGSVPVAAAQAADPQNTYLHAQRPRRLAGEVIHDTLLQLSGYLSTAEYGPPMPVHLTEFMTGRGRPGESGPLDAKGRRSIYVAIRRNFLSPLNLAFDTPVPFSTVGRRNISNVPAQALILMNDPFVKQQAERWALRLTQRLPENEEARIQRMFAEIFGRPATAPEVTLAQEFLARQVAVYQEAKTEKPQIQAWNDLCHAVINMKEYLYVP, encoded by the coding sequence ATGAAAAGTTTACTCCCCCCAAATTCGCGCTGGGCCGCTGGTTTTTTTCAACATTGCCGACTAGAGAGGGGGACTTGCCTGATTTGGATGTTCATCTTGGCAACGGTCATTCGAGCCGCGGAGCCTGGCATGACATCGCCGTCGCCTGCTTCCCCCGCCCCACAGCCGGAAGCCCCGCGATTTACCGAGGCACAACTGGAGTTTTTTGAAACATCGGTCCGCCCCCTGTTGATCAAGCATTGCGGCGAATGCCACAGCCACAAGCTGGCGGAGCCAGAGGCGGGTTTGGTGGTTGATTCGCGGGCGGGATTACTAAAGGGGGGGGACACCGGCCCGGCGATTGTCCCGGGAGACCCGGCCAAAAGCCTGTTGATTGATGTCATCAATTATGGCGAAATTTATCAGATGCCCCCCAAGAACAAACTGCCTGCGGAGGAGATCGCCATTTTGACCAAATGGATTGCCGACGGGGCGGCCTGGCCGGAAGAAAGCGCGCCGACCGTACCCAACGCCCCGGTGTTTGACTTGCAGGCACGTAAAGAGGCGCACTGGTGCTGGCAGCCGCTCTCCACGCCCCCCCCGCCGACCATTCCCGGAGCTAGCGAAGAAACCGACCCAATTGATTTATGGATCATGGCCAAATTGCAAGAGCGGGGCCTCGCACCCGCGGCACTGGCGGATCGCCGGACACTGATTCGCCGGGCATATTATGACTTGCATGGATTGTTACCGCCCCCCGAACGGGTGGAGGCGTTTGTGGCCGATACCGACCCCGCCGCCTGGCCCAAGCTGCTCGATGAGCTGCTGGACTCCCCCCGCTTTGGCGAACGGTGGGCCCGGCACTGGCAAGATTTGGTCCGCTATGCCGAGACGTACGGCCACGAATTTGACTTTGATATTCATCAGCCGTGGCGCTACCGCGATTATCTGATCCGGGCCATCAATGCCGATGTGCCTTATGATCAATTTGCGCGCGAGCACATCGCGGGGGATTTGCTGGAACAGCCCCGACTGCATCCGACGGAAGGGACAAACGAGTCAATTCTGGCCACCGCTTTCTGGTTTTTGCACGAACAAACGCACGCCCCGGTCGATGTCCGCCAGCACGAGGCGGACCGCATCGACAATATGTTGGATGTGTATAGCAAGACATTCCTCGGCCTGACCGTGGCCTGCGCGCGGTGCCATGACCACAAATTTGACGCGATCAGCGCGCGGGACTATACCGCGCTGACGGGAATTATGCGCAGCACGCAAGAGGGGCTGGCCATTCAGGACCCCCATAACGCAAACACCCGCGCCGCCGCCATGATCGAACAACACCAACAATTGGCGCGCAAGACTTCCCTACAGCATTGGACCCGCCTGGAGGAAAATCATGCCGCCAAACTGGCCGACGCGCTCGGCGTGGCCTGGACTCTGGCTCCCGATGCCACGACCGAGGCTATCGATCAAGCCGCCCTGGCGGCAAAGGTTGAGCCTTCCCTGGTCGCGGCTTGGGTAGGGGCGTTCAAATCTCCCTTGACGGAGGATCCAGAGCATCCACTTTGGTTTGCGCGGCAGATTTATTTGCATAAACAGGCTCCCCCCCCGCCAGAACTTCCTCCCGCGGAGACACCGTTACAACCTTGGGAAGATTTTTCCCACGCGGACTTTGGCCAGTGGCGCGTGCTGGGCCAGGCATTTGGCCAGGGGCCGACAAATCTGGGAGAACATTGGCTAACACAGCCTATCCCCACGGAAAAAATTTCCCCTCCTTCCGCCACCGAAGGATCATTGCTTCTGGCGTTTCTTCCGGGAGTGGCCGATTCGCGGCGATTGCATCCGCGCTTTCAGGGGATATTACGCTCCGCCAGTTTTCCCATTACTGGCAGTCAGATTTTTGTGCGCGCCGCGGGAAAAAACGCCCAGATACGCCTGGTTGTGCAGAATTATCGCATGGATGCCCATCAGTCATTGCTTTTTCGGGGACTGATTCAAAATATCAATAACGAAAACTGGCACACCGTGACAATCGCGGGGGACCTGAACAAGTATGTCGGAATGACGGGCTATCTGGAACTGGTCGATCCGGGAGATGGCTGGCTGGCGGTGGACGAGATCCGCGTCACGCCCGAGAACTGGGCAAAGCGGGCGGAATTGCGTTCGCTCTTTTCGGCCAATGTGGAACCGGCGGAACTCAAAACAATCGCTGGCTGGCAAACGCGTTACCAGCGTGTCCTGCGCAGCCTGGTTGCGGCCGCGCGGGAAAATCGCCTCTCTGGCCAGGCGGCGTTGGCCGAACTCTTTATTACGTTACAATCCGCGCGGTTGCTCCCTGGGGAACTATTGACCGACAAAGATTTGCTCGAGCAGTTCCAGCGCCAGCGCCTGCGTGTCGAAGAGGTCCTGCGCGATGTCCCTCCCACGTACACCGTGCATGCGGCGATCGACGCTCCAGGGCGCGCGGATCGAATCTTGTTACGGGGAAATCCCAAAACAACGGGCGAGACCGTCCCCCGTCGCTTTTTGGCCGCCCTGGCTGGCGAAGCAGATCCCCACTGGTCTCCCGCCCATTGCGGCCGGTTGGAACTCGCCCAGGCGACCATTGACCCCGCCAATCCCCTCTTTTCCCGGACGGCGGTGAATCGCATATGGCAGCAGCTCTTTGTGATCGGAATTTTTCCCACGGTGGATAATGCCGGGGTCTTGGGCCAGCCCCCCACGCACCCGGAATTGTTAGATGTGTTGGCCCGTGATTTTGCCCAAGATGGCTACTCGCGCAAGCGGCTGATACGGCGCATCATGCTGACCCAGGCGTATCAGCGCGGTTCCGTCCCGGTGGCCGCGGCCCAGGCCGCCGATCCCCAAAACACGTATTTACACGCGCAGCGGCCACGGCGCCTGGCGGGGGAAGTCATCCATGACACGCTCTTGCAGTTGTCGGGGTATTTATCGACCGCCGAATATGGCCCCCCGATGCCGGTGCATTTGACGGAATTTATGACAGGCCGGGGGCGCCCGGGAGAATCCGGCCCCCTGGATGCCAAGGGACGGCGTTCCATCTACGTCGCCATCCGGCGAAACTTTTTATCACCCCTCAATTTAGCCTTTGACACCCCGGTCCCATTTAGCACCGTGGGTCGGCGAAATATCTCAAATGTTCCGGCGCAAGCCCTGATCCTGATGAATGATCCCTTTGTCAAGCAGCAGGCCGAGCGCTGGGCGTTGCGGCTGACGCAGCGGCTGCCTGAAAATGAAGAGGCCCGCATCCAGCGAATGTTTGCCGAAATTTTTGGTCGCCCGGCGACAGCCCCGGAGGTGACCCTGGCACAAGAGTTTCTCGCACGACAAGTCGCGGTTTACCAAGAGGCAAAAACGGAAAAACCGCAAATCCAGGCCTGGAATGACCTGTGCCATGCCGTGATCAACATGAAGGAATACCTTTATGTGCCGTAA
- the cyaB gene encoding class IV adenylate cyclase, giving the protein MILWEVEQKFPIQDPLALRNRLSRLGAEWGHSLEQVDRYFNHPARDFAVTDEALRLRSVDTENWVTYKGPKLDATTKTRREIELPLAPGVHLPDRYHELLEALGFCPVLEVRKRRTPGELLFQDKKITLAWDEVVGLGNFLEIELMATDGELSTAKAILGELAQTLELVHSERRSYLELLLVPQS; this is encoded by the coding sequence ATGATTCTCTGGGAAGTCGAACAAAAGTTTCCAATCCAAGATCCTTTGGCCCTGCGCAATCGCCTGTCACGACTAGGGGCGGAATGGGGTCATTCCCTTGAGCAGGTGGACCGCTATTTTAATCATCCCGCACGGGATTTTGCCGTGACAGACGAGGCGCTCCGCCTCCGCAGCGTCGATACCGAAAACTGGGTGACGTATAAGGGACCAAAGCTGGACGCCACCACCAAAACCCGCCGCGAAATCGAACTGCCGCTGGCCCCCGGCGTCCACCTGCCTGATCGCTACCACGAATTGCTCGAAGCGCTTGGCTTTTGTCCCGTGCTAGAAGTCCGCAAACGACGCACACCCGGCGAATTACTCTTTCAAGACAAAAAAATTACCCTGGCCTGGGATGAAGTCGTGGGCCTGGGGAATTTTTTAGAAATCGAACTGATGGCCACCGATGGGGAGCTTTCCACCGCCAAGGCCATCCTGGGGGAATTGGCCCAAACCCTGGAATTAGTGCATTCCGAGCGGCGCAGTTATCTGGAATTGTTGCTGGTCCCGCAAAGCTAG
- a CDS encoding aminotransferase class V-fold PLP-dependent enzyme — translation MSRIYLDHAATSFPKPPQVYAAVNMALREWGVAAGRGTTREAVEINRMLSQTRQRLAELLNATDPCGVVFTQNGTAALNQALHGWLRPGDHVICTAADHNSVLRPLAWMAEQTGVSVTCLPCSRSGWVDPDDFSRHWHSNTRLVTISHASNVTGVVQDAAAIGKLAQARNTVFLLDAAQTLGCVPIDVHGWGVDLLAAPGHKGLFGPLGTGILYASPRCQAELRPLLQGGTGTVSESEQQPADWPERMESGNLNVPGIAGLLAGVNWVLETGVARIHADQQQRRRDFVDLLRSAIGERVSLFGCQSLSESVGIVSLNATDWEPQDLAVVLDQQSPRVQIRAGLHCAPRMHATLGTISRGGTARFSWGPLNTWEELSLTGHLLQRLLTS, via the coding sequence ATGTCGCGAATTTATTTGGATCACGCCGCCACCTCTTTTCCCAAACCACCACAGGTCTATGCCGCGGTGAACATGGCCCTGCGCGAATGGGGAGTCGCCGCCGGACGGGGCACCACCCGCGAAGCCGTGGAAATCAACCGTATGCTCAGCCAAACTAGGCAACGGCTGGCTGAACTGTTAAATGCGACGGATCCCTGTGGCGTGGTATTTACTCAAAATGGGACCGCCGCGCTTAATCAGGCCCTGCATGGTTGGCTGCGTCCCGGAGACCATGTCATTTGCACCGCCGCCGATCATAATTCGGTCTTGCGCCCCTTGGCTTGGATGGCGGAGCAGACGGGTGTCTCGGTCACTTGCCTGCCGTGCTCCAGGAGCGGCTGGGTCGATCCAGATGATTTTTCCCGGCATTGGCATTCAAATACCCGACTGGTCACGATTTCTCACGCCAGTAATGTTACCGGCGTGGTCCAAGATGCCGCGGCGATAGGAAAGCTGGCGCAGGCTCGAAACACGGTCTTTTTGCTGGATGCGGCGCAAACACTGGGTTGTGTGCCGATCGATGTGCACGGTTGGGGAGTGGACCTGTTGGCGGCTCCCGGACATAAGGGATTATTTGGCCCCCTGGGAACGGGAATATTGTATGCCAGCCCTCGCTGCCAGGCGGAGTTACGCCCACTGCTTCAGGGTGGGACGGGCACCGTCAGCGAAAGCGAACAACAACCCGCCGACTGGCCGGAACGAATGGAGTCCGGTAATTTGAACGTTCCGGGAATCGCGGGACTGCTGGCGGGGGTAAATTGGGTGTTGGAGACGGGAGTCGCACGAATTCACGCCGACCAGCAACAACGGCGGCGGGATTTTGTGGATTTATTGCGTTCAGCCATAGGAGAACGGGTCAGCCTGTTTGGCTGCCAGTCATTGTCAGAATCGGTGGGGATTGTTAGCCTGAACGCGACGGACTGGGAACCCCAGGATCTGGCCGTGGTCCTGGATCAGCAATCTCCCCGCGTACAAATTCGCGCTGGCTTGCACTGTGCCCCGCGGATGCATGCCACCCTGGGAACAATTTCCCGGGGAGGAACCGCCCGCTTTAGTTGGGGACCGCTGAACACCTGGGAAGAATTGTCGCTAACGGGCCACCTGCTGCAACGACTTTTGACTTCGTGA
- a CDS encoding DUF1080 domain-containing protein, translating into MDCRLQMRTVVLDSQTKTARSQLAAHFPLLQRSLRFGPPLSPWLAKFYRGLAVACCGLLGVMILTATVSGEESAAVQSADSGYAQDLFNGRDLTGWQVTGCTAVVEDGAILLKEGNGFVRSDLQYEDFVLELDYKPLAKEFYDSGIYIRAPFPAKNPKRAWPDQYQINLKTGDEGNLLGIDGATTKGLIKPGEWNHLKIMVKGESAALEVNGQPAWKATGLKIPRGYIGLQAEVPNGGQFLFKNIKLTELGFESIFNGQDLSQWVGDTTGYTVRDGKIVCDPGKGGNLYTKDEYQDFVLRFDFWLSPGANNGLGIRAPLSGDSAYTGMELQILDDSHPQYQGIKDWQSHGSVYGVAAAKRGALRPAGEWNTQEVRVQGRDITVTLNGTVINQVNLDEVAPNGKTIDGNAHPGLQNKQGHIGFLGHGAHVEFRNLRVKPLTNPAKSIQP; encoded by the coding sequence ATGGATTGCCGTCTACAAATGCGCACCGTGGTTCTCGACAGCCAGACTAAAACAGCTCGTTCACAGCTCGCGGCACATTTCCCGCTGCTCCAACGGTCATTACGCTTCGGTCCGCCCCTGTCCCCTTGGTTGGCAAAGTTTTACCGCGGACTGGCCGTGGCCTGTTGCGGTCTCCTGGGCGTGATGATCCTTACCGCGACCGTGAGTGGGGAGGAGTCCGCAGCTGTTCAATCCGCGGATTCGGGGTATGCCCAGGATCTGTTCAATGGCCGGGATCTGACCGGTTGGCAGGTGACTGGCTGCACGGCCGTGGTCGAGGATGGAGCGATCCTACTCAAGGAAGGGAATGGTTTTGTTCGCTCCGACCTGCAATATGAAGATTTCGTTTTAGAGTTAGACTATAAACCGCTGGCCAAGGAATTTTACGATTCCGGCATTTATATTCGAGCGCCGTTCCCCGCCAAAAATCCCAAGCGCGCCTGGCCGGATCAGTATCAAATCAACCTCAAGACGGGGGATGAGGGGAATTTGCTGGGGATTGATGGCGCCACGACCAAGGGTTTGATCAAACCGGGGGAATGGAACCATTTAAAAATCATGGTAAAAGGGGAATCCGCCGCGCTCGAGGTCAACGGCCAACCCGCCTGGAAAGCGACGGGGTTGAAAATTCCCCGCGGTTACATCGGTCTGCAAGCCGAAGTCCCCAACGGCGGGCAGTTTTTATTCAAAAATATCAAGCTGACCGAACTGGGCTTTGAATCGATTTTTAACGGGCAGGACCTAAGCCAATGGGTGGGGGATACCACGGGTTACACGGTGCGGGATGGGAAAATCGTCTGCGACCCGGGCAAAGGGGGAAATCTTTACACCAAGGACGAGTATCAGGACTTTGTGTTGCGGTTTGATTTTTGGCTGTCACCAGGCGCAAATAACGGGTTGGGAATACGCGCCCCGTTGAGCGGGGATTCGGCGTATACCGGCATGGAACTGCAAATCCTGGATGATAGCCACCCCCAGTACCAGGGGATCAAGGATTGGCAGTCACATGGGTCGGTATATGGCGTGGCCGCGGCTAAACGAGGGGCGCTGCGCCCCGCCGGCGAATGGAACACCCAGGAAGTTCGCGTTCAGGGACGCGATATCACGGTGACCCTCAATGGGACGGTTATCAATCAAGTCAACCTGGACGAAGTCGCTCCGAATGGAAAAACAATCGACGGCAACGCGCATCCCGGCTTGCAAAATAAGCAAGGTCATATTGGCTTTTTAGGCCACGGCGCTCATGTGGAATTTCGCAATTTGCGGGTAAAGCCCCTGACGAATCCGGCAAAATCCATTCAGCCATAA
- a CDS encoding YkgJ family cysteine cluster protein, protein MSKQPWYAETGLRFTCTQCGDCCTGTPGFVWLNAAESAAMAQRLNLSLAEFHETYTKKVGARRSLIERENGDCILLDPVTRGCTVYEDRPRQCKTWPFWDSNIESPQAWAETCSACPGCNHGRLYTVSEIQTQAAVIKL, encoded by the coding sequence ATGAGCAAACAACCCTGGTATGCCGAGACGGGATTGCGTTTTACCTGCACGCAATGCGGCGATTGCTGCACGGGGACGCCGGGTTTTGTTTGGCTTAACGCCGCCGAGAGTGCCGCTATGGCCCAGCGGCTCAATCTTTCCTTGGCCGAGTTTCACGAAACCTACACCAAAAAAGTAGGTGCTCGCCGCTCCCTGATCGAGCGGGAAAATGGCGACTGCATTCTGCTCGACCCGGTTACTCGTGGTTGCACTGTCTACGAGGACCGGCCCCGCCAGTGCAAAACCTGGCCCTTTTGGGATTCCAATATCGAGTCCCCCCAAGCCTGGGCCGAGACCTGTTCCGCCTGCCCCGGTTGCAACCACGGCCGGTTGTATACTGTTAGCGAAATTCAAACCCAAGCGGCGGTGATCAAGCTTTAG